One window from the genome of Crateriforma spongiae encodes:
- a CDS encoding polyprenol monophosphomannose synthase: MPSSDSPAPTPPPGRVLIAICTYNEAGNVVAMLRGLRESMPDADLLVVDDGSPDGTAELAQDWSAKNGRAEVIVRHDQRGLGGAIRRAVQTAVDQGYDFFLNLDADLSHDPAELPRLLQRALQDDRPDVVVGSRYIRGGSIVGWPVRRKVLSRMVNTFAVHWLRLPVSDCSGSMRCYRVDALSRLDLDGLRNNGYALLEELLVRLRQQGAGMAEVPICFTERQVGESKLTIGEAVSSALSIVKLSRSPSS; this comes from the coding sequence TTGCCCAGTTCTGATTCACCGGCACCCACGCCGCCGCCGGGGCGAGTGCTGATTGCGATTTGCACCTACAACGAAGCCGGCAATGTCGTCGCGATGTTGCGTGGGCTGCGCGAATCGATGCCCGACGCGGATTTGTTGGTCGTCGACGACGGGTCGCCCGATGGGACGGCGGAATTGGCCCAAGACTGGTCGGCAAAAAACGGCCGCGCCGAAGTCATCGTGCGTCATGACCAGCGGGGACTCGGGGGGGCGATCCGGCGCGCGGTGCAGACAGCGGTCGATCAGGGCTACGATTTCTTTCTGAATCTGGATGCGGACCTGAGCCATGATCCGGCGGAATTGCCGCGGTTGTTGCAGCGGGCTTTGCAAGACGACCGGCCTGATGTCGTCGTGGGGTCGCGATACATCCGTGGCGGTTCGATCGTCGGCTGGCCGGTGCGCCGCAAAGTGCTCAGCCGGATGGTCAACACGTTTGCGGTCCATTGGCTGCGATTGCCCGTCAGCGATTGCAGCGGGTCGATGCGTTGCTATCGCGTCGACGCCTTATCGCGGTTGGATTTGGACGGCCTGCGGAATAACGGCTATGCGTTGTTGGAGGAGTTGTTGGTGCGTCTGCGTCAACAAGGGGCAGGCATGGCGGAGGTCCCGATCTGCTTCACCGAGCGGCAAGTCGGCGAGAGCAAGCTGACGATCGGTGAAGCGGTTTCGTCGGCCCTTTCCATCGTCAAACTCTCGCGTTCGCCCAGCAGCTGA
- a CDS encoding Y-family DNA polymerase — MKRLLCVWLPDWPIQRLRMRRGATSADPPTVLWQNDPRRGRVVVACCRRAAAEGVRLGMSVAQATDWLQRSGAPDSYQLIEHDRHADAGAMDQLVERFRSRLTPMIGTEVLDRFRWAGRSLHCRESLIGDLHGVTHLFGGESDVIAASDQILASLNLSGRIAIADTIGAAWAVANHGPGRTRIVPIGLTVDAVRDLPTSGLRIAPETVTMLRRLGVDTIGQTLALPRGGLATRLGQHVADRLAQLVGDVEEHFPVAHRPVCDSESMPLEYPTEDMAILVDRIGRLMEKVRAGLATRLCGALHVTCRLDLSVHPPLTVDVGLFAPTLDTGHWLTLVQQSIESQGLPAPVHRVTVSVPHTQMMATRQQDLFRHGDDSCGGSTVARLIDSLSNRLGRENVCGARLTRDALPEKAFEEFPLAGRSARWFAQAEKSSASSRSKDGHQTRSSFLPHTDEIMRRPLELFVTPHVLVAQKCHPNAKCDNLSSSADLGKEESDTGPWHHANARLAEHQTAIGPGGIPRGFQYAGQHHAVIRSWGPERIETGWWAGPCVRRDYFRVETNRGQWWWVYRDLTADPPKDTHKWWLHGIFS; from the coding sequence ATGAAAAGGCTGCTATGCGTCTGGCTTCCCGACTGGCCGATCCAAAGACTGCGGATGCGCCGCGGCGCGACGTCGGCTGACCCCCCGACGGTTCTGTGGCAAAACGATCCTCGTCGCGGCCGTGTGGTCGTGGCGTGTTGCCGGCGCGCGGCCGCCGAGGGCGTGCGATTGGGCATGTCGGTGGCCCAGGCGACCGATTGGCTGCAACGTTCCGGCGCGCCGGATTCGTATCAGCTGATCGAACATGACCGGCACGCCGACGCAGGGGCGATGGACCAGTTGGTCGAACGATTCCGAAGTCGTTTGACGCCGATGATCGGCACCGAAGTGTTGGACCGTTTCCGCTGGGCGGGGCGATCGCTGCATTGTCGCGAATCGCTGATCGGCGACCTGCATGGTGTGACGCACTTGTTCGGTGGTGAATCCGACGTGATCGCCGCCAGCGACCAAATCTTGGCTTCGTTGAACTTGTCCGGCCGGATCGCGATCGCCGACACGATCGGTGCCGCCTGGGCGGTGGCCAATCACGGGCCCGGACGAACCCGAATCGTTCCCATCGGATTGACCGTCGACGCGGTCCGCGACCTGCCGACATCGGGACTAAGGATTGCACCGGAGACGGTGACGATGCTGCGGCGTCTGGGCGTGGACACGATCGGCCAAACGTTGGCGTTGCCCCGAGGCGGGCTGGCCACACGGTTGGGTCAGCACGTCGCCGACCGCTTGGCCCAACTGGTCGGCGACGTCGAAGAACATTTCCCGGTCGCCCATCGTCCCGTGTGCGACAGCGAATCGATGCCGCTGGAATACCCGACCGAAGACATGGCGATCCTGGTGGACCGGATCGGCCGCTTGATGGAAAAAGTCAGGGCGGGCTTGGCGACACGATTGTGTGGGGCACTACACGTGACATGTCGCCTGGACCTTTCAGTCCACCCGCCGCTGACTGTGGATGTTGGCTTATTTGCGCCGACGCTGGACACCGGTCACTGGTTGACTCTGGTGCAACAATCGATCGAATCCCAAGGCTTGCCGGCACCGGTCCATCGCGTCACCGTCTCGGTTCCCCACACCCAGATGATGGCGACACGACAGCAAGACCTGTTCCGGCATGGAGATGACTCTTGCGGCGGCAGCACCGTCGCACGGCTGATCGATTCGCTGTCCAACCGCCTGGGTCGCGAAAACGTTTGCGGAGCCCGCCTGACTCGGGATGCCCTGCCCGAAAAAGCCTTCGAAGAATTCCCGCTGGCCGGACGATCCGCCCGCTGGTTCGCCCAAGCGGAAAAGTCGTCCGCATCGTCGCGGTCGAAAGATGGCCATCAAACCCGATCCTCATTCTTGCCCCACACCGACGAAATCATGCGTCGGCCGTTGGAACTATTCGTTACACCACACGTTTTGGTCGCCCAGAAATGCCATCCGAATGCCAAGTGTGACAATTTGTCCAGCAGCGCCGACCTGGGTAAGGAAGAATCGGACACGGGGCCGTGGCATCACGCCAACGCACGTCTGGCTGAACACCAAACGGCCATCGGACCGGGCGGGATTCCCCGCGGATTTCAATACGCCGGCCAGCATCATGCGGTCATCCGTAGTTGGGGCCCCGAGCGGATCGAGACCGGCTGGTGGGCCGGCCCGTGCGTCCGCCGCGATTACTTTCGCGTCGAAACGAATCGGGGTCAGTGGTGGTGGGTCTATCGTGATCTGACCGCCGATCCCCCCAAAGACACACACAAATGGTGGCTTCACGGCATCTTTAGCTGA
- a CDS encoding ImuA family protein produces the protein MATQQLFDFAAQTRPAGTVQADRSDNRGADSGSFLAPPAVACPVDAPDSVAASAPDSVARPDRRSEIGHTETEHAETGSEDRQALLGRLSKMIGGHTAGEAEAADTTDPNHVGPTAKSCHPKVSQAPTFSTGCDAVDAWLPRGGLRTDGITEWISSVPSGGALTLAMVAAAGYLRNDFLPDRRPIPAGPGRLAVVDPHGHFYPPALTGFGIDPAGLLWCRTESDADTIWATDQLLRSGCVGLVIAWAPRRLDDRDARRFQLAAETGRTPGLLLRGSTSRGRPSFADTRFHVASRPLTLPRRDEARSHRHRETSHLTLPNSGATRRSQRPSDGLRGPARRQQRLFQITLDRCKGGMTGRSVLLSIDHRYRIQVHSEPLHEKAAMRLASRLADPKTADAPRRDVG, from the coding sequence ATGGCGACTCAACAGCTTTTCGACTTTGCCGCTCAAACGCGACCGGCCGGCACGGTTCAGGCGGATCGATCGGACAATCGGGGCGCAGATTCGGGTTCTTTTCTGGCACCACCAGCGGTTGCTTGCCCCGTCGACGCCCCTGATTCGGTCGCCGCTTCAGCCCCTGATTCGGTCGCCCGTCCGGATCGCCGTTCGGAAATCGGGCACACGGAAACAGAGCATGCGGAAACAGGGTCCGAGGATCGGCAGGCATTGCTGGGCCGGTTGTCCAAGATGATCGGGGGCCACACCGCCGGCGAAGCGGAGGCGGCCGACACGACCGACCCGAATCACGTCGGCCCGACGGCAAAGTCTTGCCATCCAAAGGTCTCCCAAGCCCCCACGTTTTCGACCGGCTGTGACGCCGTGGACGCTTGGCTGCCCCGTGGCGGATTGCGAACCGACGGGATCACCGAATGGATCAGTTCGGTACCCTCTGGCGGCGCGCTGACGTTGGCGATGGTCGCCGCGGCGGGCTATCTGCGAAACGATTTCCTTCCCGACCGACGCCCCATCCCCGCCGGGCCGGGACGCTTGGCCGTGGTCGACCCGCACGGTCATTTTTATCCGCCTGCCTTGACCGGGTTCGGGATCGATCCGGCGGGGCTGTTGTGGTGCCGAACCGAATCGGATGCCGACACGATTTGGGCGACCGACCAGTTGTTACGCAGCGGTTGCGTGGGTCTGGTGATCGCCTGGGCACCCCGGCGACTGGACGACCGTGACGCGCGGCGGTTTCAGTTGGCGGCCGAAACGGGACGCACCCCGGGCTTGTTGCTGCGGGGTTCGACATCACGGGGCCGCCCCAGTTTTGCCGACACGCGATTTCACGTCGCCAGCCGTCCGCTGACGTTGCCCCGGCGCGATGAAGCACGATCCCACCGACATCGCGAAACGTCACACTTGACGCTCCCAAACTCCGGTGCAACACGTCGTTCGCAACGACCATCGGATGGTCTGCGCGGCCCCGCCCGTCGACAACAGCGTTTGTTTCAGATCACGCTGGACCGCTGCAAAGGCGGCATGACCGGACGCAGCGTTTTGCTGTCGATCGATCACCGATACCGCATCCAAGTTCATTCGGAACCGCTGCATGAAAAGGCTGCTATGCGTCTGGCTTCCCGACTGGCCGATCCAAAGACTGCGGATGCGCCGCGGCGCGACGTCGGCTGA
- a CDS encoding LapA family protein — MLQKIRWFFLLAAIVLLVIVAFQNSTPVDLALLTYRGTHSLTLMLLATTASGFLLGALATLWHQRGRRKRKEARQRAGKAAKAEKRRRKAEEKASTAAAPGPSGGGSGQGDTHPLL, encoded by the coding sequence GTGCTGCAAAAAATCCGCTGGTTCTTTTTGTTGGCGGCCATCGTGCTGTTGGTGATCGTGGCGTTTCAAAACAGCACGCCGGTCGATTTGGCTTTGTTGACCTATCGCGGCACGCATTCGCTGACGCTGATGTTGTTGGCCACGACGGCGTCGGGATTCTTGTTGGGGGCGTTGGCGACGCTTTGGCACCAGCGTGGCCGACGCAAACGAAAAGAGGCTCGGCAACGGGCCGGCAAAGCGGCCAAAGCCGAAAAACGTCGTCGAAAAGCGGAAGAAAAGGCATCCACAGCTGCGGCGCCCGGTCCATCGGGCGGTGGCAGCGGTCAAGGCGACACTCACCCGTTGCTGTGA
- a CDS encoding pyridoxine 5'-phosphate synthase codes for MIHLGINVDHIATVRQARRTYEPDPVIAAALAEQGGADAITFHLREDRRHIQERDVEMLMRTVTVKTNFELACAPEVVAIACQWKPDCGLLVPESREEVTTEGGLNCTGDTSRIGEAITRLKDAGISVSLFIDPDVAQVEAAAALGADSVELHTGPYALAKGAKLDEELGRLAKAGDVAATAGMQLHAGHGLNYQNVRPVAALKNIHELNIGHSIVSRAVMVGMKDAVAEMRRILDLFV; via the coding sequence ATGATCCATCTGGGCATCAACGTCGACCATATCGCAACGGTCCGCCAAGCACGCCGGACCTATGAACCCGATCCCGTGATCGCCGCGGCTTTGGCCGAACAGGGCGGGGCCGATGCGATCACTTTCCATTTGCGTGAAGACCGCCGGCACATCCAGGAACGCGATGTCGAAATGCTGATGCGGACGGTGACGGTCAAAACCAATTTTGAATTGGCCTGTGCGCCGGAGGTCGTCGCGATCGCCTGTCAGTGGAAGCCCGATTGCGGGTTGCTGGTGCCCGAAAGTCGCGAAGAAGTGACCACCGAAGGCGGACTGAACTGTACCGGTGACACGTCACGGATCGGCGAAGCAATCACCCGGCTGAAGGACGCGGGAATCAGCGTCAGTCTGTTTATCGATCCCGACGTCGCCCAAGTCGAAGCGGCCGCCGCCTTGGGGGCCGACTCGGTGGAACTGCACACCGGTCCTTACGCGCTGGCAAAGGGTGCGAAGCTGGACGAAGAACTTGGTCGCTTGGCCAAAGCAGGCGACGTCGCCGCAACGGCTGGGATGCAGCTGCACGCCGGTCACGGGTTGAATTATCAAAACGTGCGCCCCGTCGCGGCGCTGAAGAACATCCACGAATTGAACATCGGCCATTCGATTGTCAGCCGCGCCGTGATGGTCGGGATGAAGGACGCGGTGGCCGAAATGCGACGCATCCTGGACTTGTTCGTCTAG
- the eboE gene encoding metabolite traffic protein EboE translates to MHRNTAIHSHATTIGYCTNVHAGTDLESIRENLIRYSLPVRDLVGGQSLGVGLWIPNDASKELIDGGAAEFAEFLRSRRLAAFTINGFPFSNFHQDVVKHDVYSPAWWDDARLEYTRRLAAILAVILDESQTVGSISTLPIGWGKSPGDEKIHRAGANLRAMADSLEKLESTSGRRIVLAIEPEPGCYLDTVGDCLAFFEKELPDESHRRYITVCHDVCHSAVMMEDQRDVLSRLATAGIGVGKVQVSSAILADWESMATGRRHEAIDQLRDFAEDRYLHQTGRKKSDGSFELVEDLPGLLDGLPTDGDPVAGDQRWVIHFHVPIFLERFRHLSTTHDEVGVALRTLDNLQGSLDFTGHLEIETYAWTVLPESMRRRGLSEDIASEIEWLKRQQDQ, encoded by the coding sequence ATGCACAGGAACACGGCCATTCACAGTCACGCGACGACGATCGGTTATTGCACCAATGTCCACGCCGGCACCGATCTGGAATCGATCCGCGAGAATCTGATTCGATACTCGCTGCCGGTTCGAGACTTGGTCGGCGGTCAATCGCTGGGCGTCGGACTTTGGATCCCCAACGACGCGTCGAAGGAATTGATCGACGGCGGCGCGGCAGAGTTTGCCGAATTTCTGCGTTCCCGACGTCTGGCGGCCTTCACGATCAACGGGTTCCCGTTTTCCAACTTTCACCAGGACGTCGTCAAGCATGACGTCTATTCACCGGCCTGGTGGGACGACGCACGGCTGGAATACACGCGGCGGTTGGCAGCCATCCTGGCGGTCATTCTGGACGAATCACAAACCGTGGGATCGATCAGCACCCTGCCGATCGGTTGGGGCAAATCCCCGGGTGATGAAAAGATCCACAGGGCGGGGGCGAATCTGCGGGCGATGGCGGATTCGCTGGAAAAACTGGAATCGACCAGTGGACGTCGCATCGTGCTGGCGATCGAACCGGAACCCGGGTGTTACCTGGACACCGTCGGGGATTGTCTGGCGTTTTTCGAAAAGGAATTGCCGGACGAATCGCACCGGCGTTACATCACCGTATGTCACGACGTTTGCCACAGCGCCGTGATGATGGAAGACCAACGTGACGTGCTGTCACGTTTGGCGACTGCGGGGATCGGCGTCGGCAAAGTCCAAGTCAGTAGCGCGATCCTGGCCGACTGGGAAAGCATGGCGACCGGTCGACGCCATGAAGCGATCGATCAATTGCGTGACTTTGCCGAAGACCGCTACTTGCACCAAACCGGACGCAAGAAATCTGACGGCAGCTTTGAACTGGTCGAAGATTTGCCCGGTTTGTTGGACGGCCTGCCCACCGACGGCGATCCCGTTGCCGGTGACCAGCGATGGGTGATTCACTTTCATGTTCCCATCTTTCTGGAACGATTCCGCCATCTTTCCACGACGCACGACGAAGTGGGCGTGGCGCTGCGAACCCTGGACAACCTTCAGGGCTCGTTGGACTTTACCGGGCACTTGGAAATCGAAACCTACGCCTGGACGGTGCTGCCCGAATCGATGCGTCGTCGCGGGTTGTCCGAAGACATCGCAAGCGAAATTGAATGGCTGAAAAGGCAACAAGATCAATGA
- a CDS encoding M1 family metallopeptidase: protein MPAHRITICALALVFGFPGLGDRFGRRPATAQGIQNAKHVDPLDRFAQIDARLPTPGPTRTASGAPGPAYWQQRVDYQIDATLNDDDQSIRGTCRIAYHNHSPHPLRYLWLQLDQNRFHPDSAAVMTQTAPSFGSRMSFGAMRGLLAKQVFDGGFKIDAVRNDEQEDLPHTIVDTMMRVDLPDDLMPGQSIRFSVEYHYNIIETKVIGGRGGYESFDDGNRIYEIAQWYPRLTAYTDYCGWQHKQFLGRGEFTLELGDYRVRLTVPDDMVVAATGTLQNPDQVYQPAWKKRLKQATKSDKPVFIVTPDEAAANESADPSKNLHTWVFHADNVRDFAFAASRKFIWDAMQTVSGDQSVMAMSFYPNEAEPLWSQYSTEAIVHTLDVYGRYAFHYPYPTAISVNGPVYGMEYPMICFNGPRPEKDGTYSKATKYGLISVIIHEVGHNFFPMIVNSDERQWTWMDEGLNTFLQYLTEQEWEEDYPSRRGEPEKITGYMKGGNQRAIMTGSEEILQFGANAYAKPATALNILRETILGRELFDFAFREYCRRWRFKRPTPADFFRTMEDASATDLDWFWHGWFYTTDHVDIAITDLQLYTIDDGDPDDAADRRRDEKAEKELTLSEERNAGLRRRIDWQPGLKDYYNSPDYDPDGVDEDQRKAFHKMIEGLDDRQRAMLRSKSNFYVATFENVGGLVMPIIVRLYFDDGSNEKVTIPAQIWRANSRKVRKLFITEKSILRIEVDPQRQTADVDLSNNHFPPRVVPSRFQLYKSKSSGKNPMQKAGLGKKESDKPKPEDAKEKQDDASE, encoded by the coding sequence ATGCCCGCACACCGAATCACGATTTGCGCGTTGGCCCTGGTCTTCGGCTTCCCTGGTCTGGGCGACCGCTTCGGCCGGCGACCGGCAACCGCCCAAGGGATCCAAAACGCCAAGCACGTTGATCCGCTGGACCGGTTCGCCCAGATCGATGCTCGGTTGCCCACACCGGGGCCGACGCGAACTGCCAGCGGAGCGCCCGGCCCGGCCTATTGGCAGCAACGTGTCGACTATCAAATCGATGCAACGCTGAATGACGACGATCAATCGATCCGTGGCACTTGCCGGATTGCCTATCACAATCATTCGCCACACCCGCTGCGGTACTTGTGGCTGCAATTGGACCAGAATCGTTTCCACCCCGATTCGGCGGCCGTGATGACCCAGACGGCCCCCAGTTTCGGATCACGAATGTCGTTCGGCGCGATGCGTGGCTTGCTGGCCAAGCAAGTCTTTGACGGCGGGTTCAAGATCGATGCGGTTCGCAATGACGAACAAGAAGACCTGCCGCACACGATCGTTGACACGATGATGCGTGTGGATCTGCCCGACGACTTGATGCCCGGTCAATCGATCCGCTTCAGCGTCGAATACCACTACAACATCATCGAAACCAAAGTCATCGGGGGTCGCGGCGGCTATGAGTCGTTTGATGACGGAAACCGGATCTATGAAATCGCCCAGTGGTACCCGCGTCTGACCGCGTATACCGATTACTGCGGATGGCAGCACAAACAGTTTTTAGGACGCGGCGAATTCACGTTGGAACTGGGGGATTACCGGGTCCGCTTGACCGTGCCCGACGACATGGTGGTTGCGGCGACCGGCACGCTGCAAAATCCTGATCAGGTTTACCAGCCGGCTTGGAAGAAACGTCTGAAACAGGCCACAAAGTCGGACAAGCCGGTTTTTATCGTGACGCCCGACGAAGCTGCCGCCAACGAATCGGCGGACCCGTCGAAGAATCTGCACACGTGGGTCTTCCACGCCGACAACGTCCGTGACTTTGCGTTCGCCGCCAGTCGCAAATTCATTTGGGACGCCATGCAAACCGTTTCCGGTGATCAATCGGTGATGGCGATGTCGTTCTATCCCAACGAAGCCGAACCGTTGTGGAGCCAGTACAGCACCGAAGCAATCGTCCACACCTTGGACGTCTATGGCCGTTATGCGTTTCACTATCCCTATCCCACCGCGATCAGTGTCAACGGCCCGGTGTATGGGATGGAGTACCCGATGATCTGTTTCAACGGGCCGCGGCCGGAAAAGGATGGGACGTACAGCAAAGCCACCAAGTATGGTTTGATCAGCGTCATCATCCATGAAGTCGGCCACAACTTTTTCCCCATGATCGTCAACAGCGACGAACGGCAATGGACGTGGATGGACGAAGGACTGAACACGTTCCTGCAGTATCTGACCGAACAGGAATGGGAAGAAGACTATCCGTCGCGTCGCGGCGAGCCGGAAAAGATCACCGGATACATGAAGGGCGGCAATCAACGCGCCATCATGACGGGCAGCGAAGAAATCTTGCAATTCGGCGCTAACGCCTACGCCAAGCCGGCGACGGCCCTGAACATCTTGCGGGAAACCATCCTGGGACGCGAACTGTTCGATTTTGCGTTTCGTGAATACTGTCGACGCTGGCGTTTCAAACGGCCCACGCCCGCGGATTTCTTTCGCACGATGGAAGACGCCTCGGCGACCGATCTGGATTGGTTCTGGCACGGTTGGTTCTACACGACCGATCACGTGGACATCGCCATCACCGATCTGCAGCTGTACACGATCGATGACGGGGACCCCGATGACGCGGCCGATCGGCGGCGTGATGAAAAGGCCGAAAAGGAACTCACGCTCAGTGAAGAACGCAACGCCGGTCTGCGACGTCGCATCGATTGGCAACCGGGACTGAAGGACTACTACAACAGCCCTGACTATGACCCCGACGGTGTCGACGAAGACCAACGCAAAGCCTTTCATAAAATGATCGAAGGCTTGGATGACCGTCAGCGGGCGATGCTGCGCAGCAAATCCAACTTTTATGTCGCCACGTTTGAAAACGTCGGCGGGCTGGTCATGCCGATCATCGTGCGGCTGTATTTTGATGATGGTTCCAATGAAAAGGTGACGATCCCTGCACAGATCTGGCGGGCCAACAGCCGTAAAGTGCGAAAGCTGTTCATCACTGAAAAAAGCATCCTGCGGATCGAAGTCGACCCGCAACGGCAAACCGCCGACGTCGATCTGTCGAACAACCATTTCCCGCCCCGTGTGGTGCCGTCTCGCTTTCAGCTGTACAAGTCGAAATCATCCGGTAAGAACCCGATGCAAAAGGCGGGGCTTGGCAAAAAGGAATCCGACAAGCCCAAGCCGGAGGACGCCAAGGAAAAACAGGATGATGCATCGGAGTGA
- a CDS encoding DUF6702 family protein, producing the protein METVMLMPAYALFGLLFLHPVHATEAEVEFNAKSNRLEVALRLDVLDAELIDKIASRISVPDAKPEPTAGRDGNDETLSLPTRQRLVYLARNFGIGAEPTGDAAGRYHWVGEEPDGAYVWWYFEIEIDVNGDASPPGDADGRRSGAPDRLRCTLLRDHDSRYVHRVRLLGTTPPVTLQFDARNTVRPATW; encoded by the coding sequence ATGGAGACGGTGATGTTGATGCCCGCGTACGCTTTGTTCGGTCTGCTTTTTCTGCATCCGGTCCACGCGACCGAGGCGGAAGTGGAGTTCAATGCGAAATCCAACCGTTTGGAAGTCGCTTTGCGATTGGACGTGTTGGACGCGGAACTGATCGATAAAATCGCGTCACGAATTTCCGTTCCCGACGCCAAACCCGAGCCGACGGCGGGGCGCGATGGAAATGATGAAACCCTGTCGTTGCCGACACGACAACGGCTTGTCTATCTGGCACGAAATTTCGGTATCGGTGCCGAGCCGACCGGTGATGCGGCCGGACGATACCACTGGGTCGGCGAAGAACCCGACGGGGCCTATGTGTGGTGGTATTTCGAAATCGAAATCGACGTGAACGGTGACGCTTCGCCGCCGGGTGACGCAGACGGACGACGGTCAGGGGCGCCGGATCGCCTGCGGTGCACGTTGCTTCGCGACCATGATTCGCGGTACGTCCACCGGGTACGTCTGCTAGGCACCACGCCGCCGGTGACGCTACAGTTCGATGCCAGAAACACCGTGCGACCGGCTACCTGGTGA
- a CDS encoding competence/damage-inducible protein A translates to MSHLNAEVISIGDEMTSGARLDTNAQWISRRLGELGVTVDFHTTVGDSLQDNIDVFAAAVQRADTIVCTGGLGPTQDDLTRQAMADLVGQPLELRESSLQHIESMFARRGREMPQRNRLQAMFPPSADEIVNPQGTAPGVDLAVDREGRIPSRIFALPGVPAEMKTMFDQTVAPRIAAMAGGDTVIRHHVMRFFGTGESDMEQQLGDMIARDRQPRVGITVSAATISLRITATGSSQEQCDEAIRETEAEIMRRVGHYYFGSGENFEQHHAVDQMLRSTGQSLLVIEFGFAAPLGDWFAALGETPAYRGGLSLAVTDDVIKLAEGDDWVASARTLAHRFGATHVLAVDRYPSLELHDDRPLPAADVRIIVLSGEDGYQEKMVTLGGHPSIVQPRFAKAALAFLRSTLSATS, encoded by the coding sequence ATGAGTCACCTAAACGCGGAAGTCATCTCCATCGGCGACGAAATGACCAGTGGGGCTCGTCTGGATACCAACGCGCAATGGATCAGTCGCCGATTGGGCGAATTGGGCGTCACCGTCGATTTTCACACCACCGTCGGCGACAGTTTGCAAGACAACATTGACGTCTTTGCAGCAGCGGTTCAGCGTGCCGATACGATCGTTTGCACCGGAGGCCTGGGGCCGACGCAGGACGATCTGACACGTCAGGCGATGGCGGACTTGGTCGGCCAGCCGCTGGAGCTGCGGGAATCGTCGCTTCAGCATATCGAGTCGATGTTCGCCCGGCGTGGACGCGAGATGCCGCAGCGAAATCGTTTGCAAGCGATGTTTCCGCCGTCGGCCGATGAAATCGTCAATCCCCAAGGCACCGCACCGGGCGTCGATCTGGCGGTGGACCGCGAAGGACGGATTCCGTCACGGATCTTTGCCTTGCCCGGCGTGCCGGCCGAAATGAAAACCATGTTCGACCAGACGGTGGCCCCAAGGATCGCGGCGATGGCCGGTGGCGACACCGTCATCCGTCATCACGTGATGCGGTTTTTCGGCACCGGCGAAAGTGACATGGAACAACAGCTGGGGGACATGATCGCCCGCGATCGTCAACCTCGGGTCGGCATCACGGTTTCGGCGGCGACGATTTCGCTGCGGATCACAGCGACCGGCAGCTCGCAAGAACAGTGTGACGAAGCGATCCGGGAAACCGAAGCGGAGATCATGCGTCGTGTCGGCCACTACTATTTTGGCAGCGGTGAAAACTTTGAACAACATCATGCGGTCGACCAGATGTTGCGGTCGACGGGGCAATCGTTGCTGGTGATCGAATTCGGTTTCGCTGCGCCGCTGGGGGACTGGTTTGCGGCGCTCGGCGAAACACCGGCCTATCGTGGCGGATTATCACTGGCGGTGACCGACGACGTGATCAAATTGGCCGAAGGCGACGACTGGGTGGCTTCGGCGCGGACGCTGGCTCATCGTTTTGGTGCGACGCATGTTTTGGCGGTTGATCGATACCCGTCTTTGGAACTGCATGACGACCGGCCTTTGCCGGCGGCCGATGTGCGGATCATCGTGCTGAGCGGTGAAGACGGTTATCAGGAAAAGATGGTGACCTTGGGCGGGCACCCTTCGATTGTTCAGCCGCGGTTCGCCAAAGCCGCGCTGGCTTTTTTGCGATCCACGCTTTCGGCGACATCATGA
- a CDS encoding FxsA family protein, which yields MFFKLLAAFILVPLMELYLLLQLAEVTSVGLTFLIVLVTGILGSILARREGVNAWRRFRLAMAEGRMPGTEIQDGMMIAFAAALLLTPGLLTDALGFTLLIPAGRTMVRQFIARRYRGSVQFQVFQSGGGPSGPGPFGQAPHRQPRRHDDCDTIDATSVERRA from the coding sequence ATGTTTTTCAAACTGCTGGCCGCGTTCATCCTGGTTCCATTGATGGAGCTGTACTTGCTGCTCCAATTGGCGGAAGTGACCAGTGTGGGGCTGACGTTTTTGATCGTGTTGGTCACCGGGATTTTGGGCTCGATTCTGGCCCGCCGCGAAGGCGTCAATGCATGGCGTCGTTTTCGTTTGGCGATGGCCGAAGGCCGGATGCCGGGGACGGAAATCCAGGACGGCATGATGATCGCATTCGCCGCCGCCTTGTTGTTGACCCCCGGTTTGTTGACCGACGCGTTGGGATTCACGCTGTTGATTCCAGCCGGCCGAACGATGGTGCGTCAATTCATTGCGCGGCGTTACCGTGGCAGCGTTCAGTTTCAAGTGTTTCAAAGCGGCGGCGGACCTTCGGGGCCGGGACCCTTCGGCCAGGCCCCGCATCGCCAACCGCGGCGTCATGATGACTGTGACACGATCGACGCGACCTCGGTCGAACGCCGAGCTTAA